TCCATGGGGCATATCTCGTATTTTTCGGATATTTCCACGCACAGGTCATGTTTGTGGAGCTCGTGTTTGTCCAGGGACGCCTCGATGCCCTCAAGAACCTGTTCGAAGCTGAAGAGCATCCTGTTGTCGAAATTGACGAACAGCTTCGTACGCTTATGGCATTCCGACTGTTTGAATTTGGCCATTACGCTGTCTATGAGCATCAGGTTCAGTCTTACCAGCGAGCCCTGTTCCAGGGCCGTGTCGAACACTTCGCTTATGGAGCCGAACCCCGCGCGCTCGTAACCCCTCAACAGGGCTTCGTAACCCACGCAATAACCCGTGCTTATATTTACTATCGGCTGGAAGGCGAAATCCATGGACTTTACGGCTTCCGTCCAGTCCACATTCACAACTCGCCTGATTTTTCTGAGCATAACGTCGCTACCGTGCGCATCGCGGATATCGTTCATCTCTCCCTTTCTGCGTCAGGGCGCTGATGGATACTCTTGCTGTAAACATAGGGCATCCAGAGGCGGCGGTACGTAAGGATTTAGTTAATTTTGGAGAGGATTTAAACAGGCTGATTTCATTAATCCAGGGCGGCATCAGTTATAATAGACACCCATGAAAAATGAAATTAACGCCGCCAGCTCAACCGCCCCGGCCAAAAGAGCCTTGAAACTTGGCGTTATCGGCCATCCCGTAGGGCACTCCCTCTCACCGGCGTTACATAAAGTGTTCGCCGAGGCAAAGGGGGTGGAGATCACTTACGAAAAATTCGATGTGCCGCCCGCGAAGCTTCCGGAGTTTATGAAAAACGCCGCTTTAGCCCTGGACGGGTTCAGCGTTACCATCCCCCACAAGCTTTCGGTAATGGGATATTTGAGCTCCGCGGACGCCAACTCCACAGCCATAGGCGCGGTGAACACGGTGCTACGCCGCGATAAGGATTTTTTCGGCTATAACACGGACATAGACGGATTCGCCCAGTCTCTGGCGCGGGCCGGTGAGCGGGGCTCCCCCGCCGGTAAAAAGGTTTTCATGTGGGGCGCGGGCGGCGCGGCCAGGGCTGTGGCCAAGGCCATGGGGGCGCAAAAAGCCGGATTGATAACGGTGGCGAACCGGGATCCAGGCAAGGCCGAAGACTTTTGCGGCCTCACGGGGGATACGCCGTGTCTGGTGATGGGAATAGGCGACGAGAAAAAGCTGATTGAATCAATAGTCGCCGCGGATATAATTGTGAATGCCACGTCGGTGGGTATGGCCGGGGGGCCGGATCCGGAGGGTCTGCCGCCCGGGGCTTCGGCCATACGCGCCGGCCAGCTGGTGGTGGACATAGTTTACAAGCCGCTTGTGACGCCTCTGCTAAAGGCGGCGGGAGAGGCAGGGGCGGGAACGCTGGACGGGCTTTGGATGCTTATATACCAGGGCGCCGTGGCGTTCGACATCTGGCTGGGAAACCGGCCTGTGCCGGGCGGTTACCCTGCGCAAAAGGCCAGGGACGCGTTGCTGATGGAACTGGGCGAAAAAAGGGATCAACCAGGGGTTTAAGTGACCTATGGCTAAAATAGACGCGTTTTTCAAATTGATGGCCGAGCAGAACGCCTCGGACCTTCACATGGTCTCGGGCCAGCAACCGGTTCTCCGCATCCATGGCGAGATGGAACGGGTGAAGTACAAGACCCTGGAGAACGAAGAGCTGAAATCCATGCTCTACGAGATATGCCCAGAAGACAAGGTGAAGCATTTCGAGGAAACCGGGGATTTGGACTTCGGTTACGAGATTCCCGGTCTGGCCCGTTACCGCGCCAACTTCTTCATGCAGAAATACGGCATCGCGGCGGTGTTCAGGCAGATCCCGTCGGAGATCCTTACGGCGGACCAGCTGGGCCTGCCGCCGGTGTTCAAGAAGCTGTCCACATTGAACAAGGGGCTGGTGCTGGTTACGGGGCCCACAGGGTCCGGTAAATCCACCACGCTGGCGGCCATTGTGGATCACGCCAACAAAGTGAGGAAAGACCACATCCTCACCGTGGAAGATCCTATCGAGTTCGTGCACAAGTCACAGGGTTGCATAGTCAACCACCGCGAGGTAAGCACCCATACAAAATCGTTCTCGGCGGCGTTGCGCGGCGCTTTGCGCGAAGACCCGGACATTATCCTCGTCGGCGAAATGCGCGACCTGGAGACCATACAGCTGGCGCTGGAGGCGGCCTCCACGGGGCACCTGGTGTTCGGCACGCTTCATACCCAGTCCGCCGCAAAAACGGTGGATCGCGTTATAGACGTGTTCCCCGCCAACCAGCAGGGGCAGATCCGCACCACCCTTTCGGAAACGCTGAAGGCGGTGATAGCGCAGAACCTGTTCCGCAGAATAGACAAAAAGGGAAGGTGCGCGGCGCTGGAGATCCTCATATGCACTCCGGCGGTGGGCAACCTTATCCGCGAAAGCAAAACTTTCCAGATCCCATCGGTTATACAGACCGGGAAAAAGTTCGGCATGATGTCGCTGGATGACGCCATACTGGAGATACTGCAAAAAGGCTGGATATCCCCCGAAGACGCTTATACCAAATCTGTGGAGAAAGCGCGGTTCCTTCCCTTCCTCAAAGAGGCTCCGGACGTTTTCGGTTAATAGATGTCAACTAAGCCGTACAAAATTGAAACGCCCCGGGAGGCGTTGGAGTTCATCGCCGCCCACGACAGTTTCCTGATCTCCAGCCACGTCAACCCCGACGGGGACGGGCTGGGGGCCGTGATGGGCATAAAATGGGCGCTCCTCAAGTTGGGAAAACAGGCGGAGATAGTTATAGACTCCGACCCGCCGGAGATGTTCTCGTTTTTCGAGAACTACGGCTGGATAAAATCCCCGGCGCAATGGCCACAGGGCGCGCCAAAAGCCACCGCCGTCATCACCGCCGACGCGCCCAACCTGGAGCGGCTTGGCGCCGTGGGGGGGCTTATCGCCGATGGGGCCGCGATACTGGCCATAGACCATCACATATCCAGCGAGACTTTCGGGACCGTCAATTTTATTGACGAGCGGGCCGCCGCCTCCAGCGAGATGGTTGTGGCCCTTGTAAAAAGCCTGGGATTATCGCCGGACAAAGCCTGCGCCGAATATCTTTATTCCGGAATCCTCATAGACACGGGGCGGTTCCGGTTCTCCAACACTTCCCCGGCGGTGCTAAACACTGCGGCGGAACTGGTGGCGGCGGGCGTTAAGCCGGACAAAGTATCGGAACGCATTTTTTACCACAACACGCTGGAGACCACCCGCGCCCTGGGCAGGATGATAAACACCATAGCGCTCCACGCCGGGGGCAGGATAGCCACCGCCTATTTCGACCTGCCGTTCATCCAGAGCGACGAGTGGAAGAGTGTGGACACCGAGGGTTTCGTGAACCACGCCCTGGCTATCCGTGGGGTGGAGGTGGCCGTGCTGTTCAAAGAGACAAAAGCCGGCGTCACCCGCGCCAGCCTGCGGGCGAAAAACGATTACGACGTGAACCGTGTGGCTGGCGTTTTCGGCGGCGGCGGCCACGCCAAAGCCTCCGGATGCACCATCAACCAGCCGCTGGAAGACGCCATCAAGACACTGGTGGCGGAGATAGGGAAGGGGCTTTAACCTTTGCGGGCATAACGCGCGTAGCGTTGTTGCAATGATGCCGTAAGCGTTCTCCCGGCTTCGGGAATTCCATTATTCCAGCTTGCGTTTCCATCCGCCGGTGACGCTTTGAGCGTTAACGTCCACCCATATTTCCGCAAAATGTTGACATTTGGGATACAATGTAATCATATTGTGCCGTGAAACGATTTGCTTGGGATGCAAGAAAAAACGCGCTTTTAAGTTCGAGCCGTGGTGTCACTTTTGAGGACGCGCTCATTGAGATATCGGAAGGCCGGTTGCTGGCCGTCCTTAAAAACAAAAAATATCCAGGCCAGCTGATTTACGTCATCAGCTTAAAAAAGTATGTCCATTGTGTTCCGGCCGTCGAGGAAAGGGGCTGTATCAGGCTGATTACCATTTTCCCCTCACGGAAACTGAACGCCAAGCACGGAGAGAGCTTCAAATGAAACGGAAAGCGCCAAGACTTTCAAGGGAAGAAAGCAAAATCGAAAAAACGCTGGATGAAGGCGAATGGACAAGCGCCCCCGAGGCGGAAATCGGCAGGTATGTGAAAATGGCGAAGGCGTTTACGCGCGCGGCCATAAAAGAAGGGCGCGTAAACATCAGGATCGCTGAAAAAGATATCACCAGGCTAAAGAAAATCGCCGACTCCGAGGGCCTTCCTTATCAGACTTTGATGGCTAGCGTTATACATAAGTACGTCAACGGTTTGCTGGTTGACAGGAAACTGCTATCAGAACTGAAGGCCATTGTTCGAACGGGGAGATAGCGGGCCCCCTTTACGCCAGCGGGTCCTGCTGGTCGTAGATTATCTGGTAGCGGATGGGCCGGGCGGAGGTCTCCGACGTTTTGGGTATCAACAGCTGGTTCCTGATCCTCAGCCACGCCACGTCGCTTTTTAAATCCCTCAATTTTCCATCGGCGGGCGGTTTGCTATGCTCGTTGTGGGCGTACACCACCGCGAAAGCCGCCACGCCGAAATCTTTTGTCTCGTGGATCAAAAAATGTTTGCGGAAATCCGG
This DNA window, taken from Nitrospinota bacterium, encodes the following:
- a CDS encoding antitoxin: MKRKAPRLSREESKIEKTLDEGEWTSAPEAEIGRYVKMAKAFTRAAIKEGRVNIRIAEKDITRLKKIADSEGLPYQTLMASVIHKYVNGLLVDRKLLSELKAIVRTGR
- the aroE gene encoding shikimate dehydrogenase, encoding MKNEINAASSTAPAKRALKLGVIGHPVGHSLSPALHKVFAEAKGVEITYEKFDVPPAKLPEFMKNAALALDGFSVTIPHKLSVMGYLSSADANSTAIGAVNTVLRRDKDFFGYNTDIDGFAQSLARAGERGSPAGKKVFMWGAGGAARAVAKAMGAQKAGLITVANRDPGKAEDFCGLTGDTPCLVMGIGDEKKLIESIVAADIIVNATSVGMAGGPDPEGLPPGASAIRAGQLVVDIVYKPLVTPLLKAAGEAGAGTLDGLWMLIYQGAVAFDIWLGNRPVPGGYPAQKARDALLMELGEKRDQPGV
- a CDS encoding type IV pilus twitching motility protein PilT, translated to MAKIDAFFKLMAEQNASDLHMVSGQQPVLRIHGEMERVKYKTLENEELKSMLYEICPEDKVKHFEETGDLDFGYEIPGLARYRANFFMQKYGIAAVFRQIPSEILTADQLGLPPVFKKLSTLNKGLVLVTGPTGSGKSTTLAAIVDHANKVRKDHILTVEDPIEFVHKSQGCIVNHREVSTHTKSFSAALRGALREDPDIILVGEMRDLETIQLALEAASTGHLVFGTLHTQSAAKTVDRVIDVFPANQQGQIRTTLSETLKAVIAQNLFRRIDKKGRCAALEILICTPAVGNLIRESKTFQIPSVIQTGKKFGMMSLDDAILEILQKGWISPEDAYTKSVEKARFLPFLKEAPDVFG